The Oceanispirochaeta sp. genome window below encodes:
- a CDS encoding sigma-54 dependent transcriptional regulator — protein MNQIILVIDDKEKLCKSLELNFSKLGYEYHYRLNGSTALHFLDACVPDLILLDLALGEEDGLDILTVIKQKQPLVPVIMITGYGSIDTAVKAMKIGASDYIQKPLNFNSLYKIVENTLKKNSSPMELRPQGIITKSEVMMDLYERAKKLADTNFPVLITGESGTGKERIAHLIHDSSPRSGIEMQCINCAAFPENLLDNELFGHEKGAYTGADQQFKGIFERADKSTLFMDEIGDMSLQTQAKILRTLQNNEIRRIGGNNTIKIDVRFIGATNKNLSELMIQKRFREDLYYRLGTAVLNIPPLRERVEEIASLAEYFLKEQFEHKDYSFSKGAMEKLRHYDWPGNIRELRNAVHYAGAMVTGQVINEEDIPRDLHGSSSGDNPAVSLEEYEKSLIMKALKQALNNKSKAAEILNISRKTLYNKLDKYGLSGE, from the coding sequence ATGAATCAAATAATCCTTGTAATCGATGACAAAGAAAAACTCTGCAAGAGTCTGGAGCTGAACTTCAGTAAGTTGGGATATGAGTACCATTATCGTCTAAATGGATCTACCGCTCTCCACTTTCTGGATGCCTGTGTACCGGATCTCATCCTCCTCGATCTGGCTTTGGGAGAGGAAGACGGCCTTGATATTCTGACCGTTATTAAACAGAAGCAACCCCTGGTTCCGGTTATCATGATCACCGGGTATGGGTCCATTGATACTGCTGTGAAGGCCATGAAAATCGGGGCTTCTGATTACATTCAGAAGCCTCTCAATTTTAACAGCCTATATAAGATTGTAGAAAATACCCTAAAGAAGAATAGCAGTCCCATGGAACTGAGACCTCAGGGGATTATAACTAAAAGTGAAGTCATGATGGACTTATATGAAAGGGCTAAAAAACTGGCAGATACCAATTTCCCGGTACTGATTACAGGGGAGAGCGGTACCGGGAAGGAGCGGATTGCCCATTTAATCCATGATTCTTCACCCCGCAGCGGGATTGAAATGCAGTGTATCAATTGCGCTGCCTTTCCTGAAAACCTTCTGGACAACGAACTCTTCGGTCATGAGAAAGGGGCTTACACGGGAGCGGATCAGCAGTTTAAGGGAATCTTTGAACGGGCCGATAAGAGCACCCTCTTTATGGATGAAATCGGGGACATGTCTCTCCAGACTCAAGCCAAGATTCTGCGGACCCTCCAGAACAATGAAATCAGAAGAATCGGCGGTAATAACACCATCAAGATTGATGTCCGCTTTATTGGGGCGACCAACAAAAACTTATCTGAACTAATGATCCAGAAGCGATTCCGGGAGGACTTGTACTACAGACTGGGTACAGCCGTATTGAATATTCCCCCCTTAAGGGAGAGAGTCGAAGAGATTGCCTCCCTGGCGGAGTACTTTTTAAAGGAACAGTTTGAACACAAGGATTATTCCTTTAGTAAGGGGGCCATGGAAAAACTACGCCATTACGACTGGCCTGGAAATATCCGGGAATTGAGGAATGCCGTCCACTACGCCGGTGCCATGGTGACCGGGCAGGTCATCAATGAAGAAGATATACCCCGGGATCTACATGGTTCCTCCAGCGGGGACAACCCGGCGGTCTCTCTGGAAGAATATGAAAAATCACTCATAATGAAGGCCTTGAAGCAGGCTTTGAACAACAAAAGTAAAGCTGCAGAAATCCTCAATATCAGCAGGAAAACCCTTTATAATAAACTGGATAAGTATGGATTGTCAGGTGAATGA